GCTTTACCTAGTGTTAGCTGGTGTTGCTTTTGGTGCTTCTGCTGCGACAAAATGGAACGGTTTATGGTTTTTATTGGGTACTTATGTGATCTGGATTTTTGCCTGGGGATGGAAACTAATAGGAAGAATTAGTAAGGCAAATACTTCCAGAGAAAGCCCTAATTTATGGGAACGTGAACCAGAAAATTCTCCATTACAAAATTTGACGCAGCTAAATTTTGTGAGTTTGGGATTTTATTTAGGAATTATCCCAGTATTAATCTACAGTTTGATTTGGATTCCTCACTTATTAATAGATAAAAGATATAATTTCATCCAAGTTCATCAACAAATTTTGTTGTTTCATGAGCGTTTAGGTGGTAACAATCCTACAGTCCACCCTTACTGCGCTGCTTGGTATAAATGGCCTTTACTGACTCGACCAATGGCGTATTTATACCAAACAGCAATTAGTCCCAAAGATCCTCTACCTGTAGTTGGTCCGCCTTTGCCCACGGGTAGCGGCGAAGTAATTTATGATGTCCATGCAATGGGGAATCCCTTTTTGTGGTGGTTTGGTGTCATTGCTCTTGTATTGTTATTAGTAATGTTAGGGTGGCAAGCTATAAATTTTCTGGTTAAGAAAAAGCGTTTTACCGTCACACCAACACTTTCTGTTGATACTTGGATTGCTTTATATTTAATCTTAAATTATGCTGCCAATTTGCTGCCTTGGGTAGGGGTAACTCGCTGTCTTTTCATTTATCACTACATGACAGCTGTAGTGTTCGCATTTATGGCGATCGCTTGGTTTGTAGATCAATGTCTTTGTAGTTATTACAAGCTACTCCGGGCTATTGGTGTCACTATTACTTTTATGATTTTGACGGCTTTTGTTTTTTGGCTACCGCTTTATTTAGCTTTACCTCTTTCGCCTCACGCTTATAAATTGCGGATGTGGTTTAGTTCTTGGATTTAGATTTTTAGACTCGCCCGCAAGTAAATTGCGGGCGATATTGTGGCTATACCCAATAATTGGTGATTATAACGAACACCGATGCACACAGATAAACACAGATGTTTTATCTATATTCATTTATGGTGAGATTTTGTGTTATTACACCTCTAGAGTAAGCCTTTGAAATGCATGTAATAAATAATAAATAATTGAAATAAAACTTACTACAAATCAATCAAGTTACATATTTTATAGGTGTAACAATAAACAACTTTTAATCTTTTTTAGCTAAATACTTTTGTTCTGTTTGTTAGACTGAGAACGCAATGTGATTGGGAAGTACTGTAAAAGCAGATCAGGAAATCAAAAGTCTATCTTTTAGGCAAAATTTTCTGTCTTGATAAATTTAGGAAGATTTTCGTCCTGTTGTCTGGCTCTAACTATAACTGCGATTAAAAGAGAAGTTACAAAAGTTAGTCTAGTTAGAATGTTAAACGTAATCGTGAAAGATTTGATGATCCACAAGGAAAGAGGAAGATCGTGATGGTAATGGAATTTGAATTGCAAAGTTTAAACTTGACAAGCTTAAAAGAACCATCAATTCATACTATTAGTCAAATTCAACCCCACGGAGTGCTTCTGGTTTTAGAAGAACCAGAGTTAAATATTTTGCAAGTCAGCAGTAATACTTACGATGTTTTTGGGATTACTCCCGAAAATATGCTGCAAAAAAAATTAGAAGATTTACTCGATCCCTTTCAAATTGAGAAAATTAAAGCTGGACTTTTACAAGAAAGTCTAGATATGATTAATCCCACAAAAATTTGGGCAAGAGTTAAGGGTGATGAGTATGTAGTATTTGACGGCATCTTCCACCGCAGTGCAGATGGATTTTTGATTTTGGAATTAGAACTTGCTTTTTCTCAAGAAAATATTCCATTTTTAAGTTTCTATCATTTAGCAAGAGCTTCTATTAATAAATTAGAAGAAACGGCAAATCTCCACGATTTCTGTCAAATTCTTGTGCAAGAAGTCCGAAAAGTCACAGGATTTGACCGAGTGATGCTATATAAATTTGATGATGATGGGCATGGTTCTGTGCTTGCTGAAGAAAAATTAGCAATTATGGAATCTTATCTGGGTTTACACTATCCAGAGTCAGATATTCCTAGACCAGCAAGAAAATTATTTGCTTCTAATTGGATTAGGATCATTCCAGATACTCATGCTGATCCTGTAGAAATTTTCCCTGCTATTAATCCTCTAAGCCAGCGTCGCCCAGATTTAACAAATTCTATCCTGAGAAGTCCTTATTCATGCCATATTGAGTATCTACACAATATGGGTGTTGGTGCTTCTTTGACAATTTCTTTAATTAAAGAAGGTAAACTCTGGGGATTAATTGCTTGTCATCACCAAACGCCTAAATACGTCTCTTACGAGATGCGAAAAGCTTGCGAATTCTTGGGGAGAGTAATTTTTTCAGAACTTGCAGACCGAGAAGAAACTGAAGATTATGACTATCGGATGCGGCTGACATATATCCAATCAGCATTGGTTGAATATATGTCCCAAGAAGAAAACTTTATTGATGGATTAGTTAAACATCAACCAAATTTACTAGATTTAACTAATGCCCAAGGTGCAGCAATCTGTTTTGGTGGTAATTACACTTTAATTGGTGAAACTCCCAAAGAAGAAGATTTGAATTTTTTAGTCCAATGGCTAAAAAATAATGTAGAAGAAGAAGTATTCTATACTGATTCTCTGCCGCGTCTTTATCCAGATGCCCAAAATTTTAAAAATGTTGCTAGCGGTTTACTAGCAATTCCAATTTCTAAACAGAATTATGTGTTGTGGTTCCGCCCTGAAGTCATTCAAACTGTGAATTGGGGTGGTGATCCAAATCGGGCATTTGAGGTGAATACTTCCGATGGAAATACGCGCTTGTGTCCACGTAAATCTTTTGAATTGTGGAAAGAAACGGTTCGCTTAACTTCTTTACGTTGGCAAGCTGTGGAAGTGAAAGCAGCATTAGAATTGCGCAAAGCAATCGTCAATATTGTACTGCGCCAAGCAGATGAATTAGCACAGTTAGCGCATGATTTAGAACTTTCCAACGCGGAATTGAAAAAGTTTGCTTACGTTGCTTCCCATGATTTGCAAGAACCGCTAAATCAGGTAGCAAACTACGTGCAATTGCTGGAGATGCGCTATGAGCAATTGCTTGACGAAGATGCAAAAGAGTTTATCACTTTTGCCGTCGAGGGAGTTAGCTTGATGCAGACGTTAATTGATGATGTGCTAGCATACTCGAAAGTAGATATGCAAGCAATAGAATTTGAACTGACAAATGTAGAAACAGCTTTAGAACGCGCTTTAACTAATTTGCGGAAACGCATTAGCGAAACGGGTGCTGTGATTACTTATGATCAGTTACCAACCGTCATGGCTGATGGAACTCAGTTGATGCAATTGTTCCAAAATTTGATTGGTAATGCTATCAAGTTCCGCAGTGATCAAGCGCCAGAAATTCATATTGGTGCTTCTCGCTTAGAAGACGAATGGCTATTTTCAGTACGGGATAACGGTATCGGTATTGATCCACAGTTTCGCGATCGCATTTTTGTCATCTTTCAACGCCTGCATACGCGGGATGAGTACCCAGGTACTGGTATGGGACTAGCTATCTGTAAGAAAATTATTGAGTGTCATCGGGGACGTATCTGGGTAGAATCGAAACTTGGTGAGGGTGCAACATTCTACTTTACTATTCCGGTGGGAGGACGCGATCGTGAGCGCAGAAACGGACGAAAAGCACAGAACCATATTTTTGGTCGAAGATAATAAAGCCGATATCCGTCTGATTCAAGAAGCCTTGAAAAATAGCATGATACCACACCAGGTTATCACTGTTAGAGATGGTATGGATGCTATGGCTTATTTGCGCCAAGAGGGCGAGTACGCTGATGCACCCCGCCCTGATTTGATCCTCTTAGATTTGAATCTGCCCAAAAAAGATGGTAGAGAAGTTCTAGCGGAGATTAAAACTGATCCCAAGCTGAAACGCATTCCTGTAGTCGTGCTGACAACTTCCCACAACGAGGAAGATATTTTCCATAGCTATGACTTGCATGTGAATTGCTACATCACCAAATCTCGCAACCTCAGTCAACTATTCCAAATCGTCAAAGGAATAGAAGATTTTTGGTTATCTACCGTGACTTTACCATCAGAGTAAAAAAAATCGGGGCTCAGGGATCGGGGATCGGGAATTAGGAAAAGATATTAAAGAGAAATTCTTCCTTGTCCCCCTTGTCCTCCTTGTCCCCCTTGTCTTCCCTTCCCCCTTCCCCAATACCCAAACCACACTATGATTGCAAGCTCAATCAAAATTTTATTGATTGAGGACAATTTGGCGGAAGCTAGATTGTTACAAGAGTTTCTTAAGCAAGCCCAGTCTCATGAATTTACTCTTCTCAACGTCAAGAGATTAGGAGATGCTTTGTCCTTACTCAGTAATTGTAATGAGATCAGCTGTGATTTTGATGTAATTCTGTTGGATTTGACTTTACCAGATAGTGAAGGATTAACTTCTCTTGCACCGTTGATTAGTCAAGCTCCTACTGTACCAATTGTAGTATTAACAAATACTAACGATGATGAACTTGCCTTAGAAGCAGTACGCCAGGGAGCGCAAGATTATTTAGTCAAGCGACAGGTAAATGTAGAAGTACTAATTCGTGCTTTAAAATATGCGATCGAGCGCAAGCACACTTTAGAATCTTTACGTGCAGTCAATCACGCCTTAGAAATTCGGGTAGAAGAAAGAACAGCAGAGTTAGTCAAAGCCCAAGAACTCAATCAGTTTAAATCCGAATTTGTTTCTATGCTCTCCCATGACATCCGTAGTCCTTTAAATACCATTTTATTGGCGGCGGGTTTGCTACAAAACAGTGGTGACAAACTATCTACAGAAAAAAAGCTGAATCATTACAAGCTTATTCGTTCTGCAATTAAAAATATGACCCAACTATTGGATGAGGCTTCCCTATTGGGTAAAGCTGATTCTGGTAGGCTTGAGCGAGAATTTACTTTACTCAATTTACAAGATTTTTGTCGTCAACTAGTTGAAGAAGCACAATTAATTGCTGTCGATAAACATATTACAGTTGTATTTACCGCTACTGGACAACCAACTGAAATATTGAGCGATGAAAATTTATTGCGGCATATTTTAGGAAATTTACTTAGTAATGCTATTAAATATTCGCGTCCAGATAGTATTGTTTATTTTGAATTGAGGTTTAAAAATCAAACTGTCATTTTCAATATTAAAGATGAAGGTATTGGTATTCCTCTAGAAGATCAAAAACAACTTTTTCAGCCCTTCTATCGTGCTAATAATGTTGGCTCAATTCCTGGTACTGGTTTGGGTTTAGCAATTGTGAAAAAGTGTCTGGAGGCACATGGAGGGGAAATTACAGTTAATAGTGAAGTGGGAGTAGGTACAACGTTTACAGTAACGCTGCCGTTGATTAAAGGTTAATCAAATTCTTCTGGCTAAAATCAACGCTTTCATAAATGTTAGCGATGTAAATTAAATTTTAGTAAGTATATACATTCCCAACAATACGGTTATGGTTGATTGAACCTCCTGCCATTGGTACTATTTCTCCATCCCAATATTCACTCTTAAATTCTGCTACTTCTTCTAATGCTAGATATTCTTCTGGGGTGTAATAACGTTGTTGAATCTGCATTTGCTATGCCTCCCAAACATGAACTAATTTTGATCTTTTAATATGAGATTAGAACTAAAATTCTTAAATCATAACTCTTTCAAACACAGCACGATAGACAGGTTCACCTTTTTTTTGAGTAGCTATTTCCCTTTCTGTAGGAACTGGGAGGGGATTTTCTGCTAACCATCCT
Above is a genomic segment from Fischerella sp. JS2 containing:
- a CDS encoding dolichyl-phosphate-mannose--protein mannosyltransferase, translated to MTKKWFWIGIVGIFLLSLSLRFWGIGRFGHLVFDEVYYAIFANKYLTHTPFFDGHPPLGKLIIALGMWISDRIPLWKDQVNGLTGALRPAWSYRWINALFGSFIPLIIIGIAYQLSYRRSFALLAGLFTACDGIFIVESRYALINIYIVVFGLLGQWLLLLALANQRQQRRLYLVLAGVAFGASAATKWNGLWFLLGTYVIWIFAWGWKLIGRISKANTSRESPNLWEREPENSPLQNLTQLNFVSLGFYLGIIPVLIYSLIWIPHLLIDKRYNFIQVHQQILLFHERLGGNNPTVHPYCAAWYKWPLLTRPMAYLYQTAISPKDPLPVVGPPLPTGSGEVIYDVHAMGNPFLWWFGVIALVLLLVMLGWQAINFLVKKKRFTVTPTLSVDTWIALYLILNYAANLLPWVGVTRCLFIYHYMTAVVFAFMAIAWFVDQCLCSYYKLLRAIGVTITFMILTAFVFWLPLYLALPLSPHAYKLRMWFSSWI
- a CDS encoding ATP-binding response regulator produces the protein MIASSIKILLIEDNLAEARLLQEFLKQAQSHEFTLLNVKRLGDALSLLSNCNEISCDFDVILLDLTLPDSEGLTSLAPLISQAPTVPIVVLTNTNDDELALEAVRQGAQDYLVKRQVNVEVLIRALKYAIERKHTLESLRAVNHALEIRVEERTAELVKAQELNQFKSEFVSMLSHDIRSPLNTILLAAGLLQNSGDKLSTEKKLNHYKLIRSAIKNMTQLLDEASLLGKADSGRLEREFTLLNLQDFCRQLVEEAQLIAVDKHITVVFTATGQPTEILSDENLLRHILGNLLSNAIKYSRPDSIVYFELRFKNQTVIFNIKDEGIGIPLEDQKQLFQPFYRANNVGSIPGTGLGLAIVKKCLEAHGGEITVNSEVGVGTTFTVTLPLIKG
- a CDS encoding ATP-binding protein, whose translation is MVMEFELQSLNLTSLKEPSIHTISQIQPHGVLLVLEEPELNILQVSSNTYDVFGITPENMLQKKLEDLLDPFQIEKIKAGLLQESLDMINPTKIWARVKGDEYVVFDGIFHRSADGFLILELELAFSQENIPFLSFYHLARASINKLEETANLHDFCQILVQEVRKVTGFDRVMLYKFDDDGHGSVLAEEKLAIMESYLGLHYPESDIPRPARKLFASNWIRIIPDTHADPVEIFPAINPLSQRRPDLTNSILRSPYSCHIEYLHNMGVGASLTISLIKEGKLWGLIACHHQTPKYVSYEMRKACEFLGRVIFSELADREETEDYDYRMRLTYIQSALVEYMSQEENFIDGLVKHQPNLLDLTNAQGAAICFGGNYTLIGETPKEEDLNFLVQWLKNNVEEEVFYTDSLPRLYPDAQNFKNVASGLLAIPISKQNYVLWFRPEVIQTVNWGGDPNRAFEVNTSDGNTRLCPRKSFELWKETVRLTSLRWQAVEVKAALELRKAIVNIVLRQADELAQLAHDLELSNAELKKFAYVASHDLQEPLNQVANYVQLLEMRYEQLLDEDAKEFITFAVEGVSLMQTLIDDVLAYSKVDMQAIEFELTNVETALERALTNLRKRISETGAVITYDQLPTVMADGTQLMQLFQNLIGNAIKFRSDQAPEIHIGASRLEDEWLFSVRDNGIGIDPQFRDRIFVIFQRLHTRDEYPGTGMGLAICKKIIECHRGRIWVESKLGEGATFYFTIPVGGRDRERRNGRKAQNHIFGRR
- a CDS encoding response regulator; this encodes MSAETDEKHRTIFLVEDNKADIRLIQEALKNSMIPHQVITVRDGMDAMAYLRQEGEYADAPRPDLILLDLNLPKKDGREVLAEIKTDPKLKRIPVVVLTTSHNEEDIFHSYDLHVNCYITKSRNLSQLFQIVKGIEDFWLSTVTLPSE